CGATACGACACCGAGGTCAAGCGGCCCGCCGAGCTGATGATCGCGCAGCTCACCCCGGAACTGGAGGTGCTGAGCGGAGAACGGCCGAGACCCAAGCTGTTCCGGCCGCACCGCGACGTGCGCTTCTCCGACGACAAGCTGCCGTTCCACACGCATCTGCACGCGATCTGGACGCTGCCGGACGGGCGGGCGTGGTATTTCGCGCTGTCGAGGGACTATGCCACCGCCGGCGTCGGCATCCTGACCTTCGACGCGCGGCAGATGCTGGCCTGGCAGGCGGCGCTGATGGGCCGCGAGGGCGAGGAGCTCGAACGCATCATCGCGCGCAGCGGCGCGCGACTCGACCCGGCGCCGGAGCCCGCGACCGGGCCCGCGCAGGGGCCGCGCGCCGAGCTGATGCGCCGTCCGGGCTGCGTGCTCTGGATCGACGGCATCTTCGACGACCTGACCCCCGACCCGGTGGCGACCTTGCTGCAATGCTACGCCCGGCTGCAGCCGCTGCAGGACTGGCTCGGCAAGCGGCTCTGAGCGCTCAGCCCGCGCCGTCGGGCGCCGGGCCCTCCGCCGGGGCGGCCGGGGTGATCGCCAGCGCCGCGCCGAAGATGTGCTCCGAGCGGTGGATGACATGGCCCGCGCCACCGACGATCAGCGGATCGGGCAGGGTGGCGATGCGGTGGTCCTTGCCCGGGTAGTCGAGCGTCGAAAGGAAATGCCGCATGCAGTTGAGCCGGGCGCGCTTCTTGTCGTCGGATTTCACCACGGTCCAGGGCGCGTCGGCGGTGTCGGTGTAGAAGAACATCGCCTCCTTGGCCTCGGTGTACTCGTCCCACTTGCCGAGGCTGGCCTTGTCGATGGGCGAGAGCTTCCACTGTTTCAGCGGGTCGGTCTCGCGGCTCTTGAAGCGGATCCTCTGCTCGTCGCGGGTGACCGAGAACCAGTACTTGTAGAGCCTGATCCCCGAGCGCACGAGCATCCGCTCGAGCTCGGGCGTCTGGCGCATGAACTCGAGGTATTCGCCCGGCTCGCAGAAGCCCATCACCCGCTCGACCCCGGCGCGGTTGTACCAGGACCGGTCGTAGAGCACGATCTCGCCGGCGGTGGGCAGGTGCTCGATGTAGCGCTGGAAGTACCATTGCCCGCGCTCGACGTCGCTCGGCTTGTTGAGCGCGACCACCCGCGCGCCGCGCGGGTTGAGATGCTCGGTGAAGCGCTTGATCGTGCCGCCCTTGCCCGCCGCGTCGCGCCCCTCGAAGAGCAGCACGACCTTCTGACCGGTGTCCTGCGCCCAGATCTGCACCTTCAGCAGCTCGGCCTGCAGCCGGGCCTTCTGGCGCTCGTAGGTGCCGCGCGCCATCTTCTGGGTGTAGGGATACTCGCCGGTCTCGAAGGCGCGGCGGATCTCGTCGGGCGTGGGGACGCGCCGGCGCAGGGCAGGGGCGGCCGGGGGTGTCGCGGCACCGGCCTCGGGCCCGGTCGGGGCGGCGAGGGGTTCGGGATCGGGCGCTTTCGGCATCTCGGTCATGGCGGCTCCCTTCGGGCGCGTGAGCGGCGCAGCATGGGCTTCCAGCCTGCGCCCCGGCCCGGGGCCTGTCAAACCCCGCCGCGCCGCTCAGCCCCCGAGTTCGCTGCGCCAGTCGTGCCGCGGCGAAAACCCGAGCAGGGCGCGCGCCTTCGCGTTGCTGTAGAAGGCCTGCCGCGGCTGCATCGGCGATTTCACCGGCACGCCGTCGTAGAAGCGCGCGCGGATCGTCTCGTTGTCCTGCGGCACCGCAAGGTCGTCGTTGGCGACGTTGAAGAGCTGGAAGCCCAGCCCGTCGGTGGCAAGGCAGCGCTCCACCACCTGCGCGAGATCGCGCACGTCGATGTAGCCGAAGATGTTGCGCAGTCGCGGCGCCGGGTCCCCGGCATAGGGCGGGAAGTCGCGGTGGTAGTCCTCGACCTCGCAGACGTTGGAGATGCGCAGCCCGTAGATGTCCTGCCCGCTGCGCCGCTGGATGCCGCGCGCGGTCACCTCGCCCGCCACCTTCGAGAGGGCGTAGGCGTCCTCGGGAACCACCGGGTGCTCCTCGTCGATCGGCAGGTACTCGGGGCGCCGCTCGCCCTGCGCGAAGCAGATGCCGTAGGCGGTTTCCGAGCTGGCGAAGACCACCTTCGGCACGCCGAGCTTCGCCGCCGCCTCGAGAATGTTGTAGGTCGAGAGCGTGTTGACCCGGTAGGTCTCGCAATCGGGCCGGATGAGGATGCGGGCCAGCGCGCCGAAATGCACCACCGCGTCGAAGCGCTGCGGCCCGGCGGTGTCGAGCTCGTCGAAGCCCGCCAGCGAGGTCATCGCGCCCCAGACCTGCCCGGGATCGGTGAGGTCGGTGACGAGGTCGTGCACGC
The Salipiger sp. H15 DNA segment above includes these coding regions:
- a CDS encoding TIGR02453 family protein, with translation MASLIDLTAFAPQARRFLSELEAHNDRAWFSAHKQRYDTEVKRPAELMIAQLTPELEVLSGERPRPKLFRPHRDVRFSDDKLPFHTHLHAIWTLPDGRAWYFALSRDYATAGVGILTFDARQMLAWQAALMGREGEELERIIARSGARLDPAPEPATGPAQGPRAELMRRPGCVLWIDGIFDDLTPDPVATLLQCYARLQPLQDWLGKRL
- the ppk2 gene encoding polyphosphate kinase 2, whose protein sequence is MTEMPKAPDPEPLAAPTGPEAGAATPPAAPALRRRVPTPDEIRRAFETGEYPYTQKMARGTYERQKARLQAELLKVQIWAQDTGQKVVLLFEGRDAAGKGGTIKRFTEHLNPRGARVVALNKPSDVERGQWYFQRYIEHLPTAGEIVLYDRSWYNRAGVERVMGFCEPGEYLEFMRQTPELERMLVRSGIRLYKYWFSVTRDEQRIRFKSRETDPLKQWKLSPIDKASLGKWDEYTEAKEAMFFYTDTADAPWTVVKSDDKKRARLNCMRHFLSTLDYPGKDHRIATLPDPLIVGGAGHVIHRSEHIFGAALAITPAAPAEGPAPDGAG
- a CDS encoding NAD(P)-dependent oxidoreductase; amino-acid sequence: MRILFTGGSGKAGRHVVRHLAEAGHRILNADLVPLGHPGVHDLVTDLTDPGQVWGAMTSLAGFDELDTAGPQRFDAVVHFGALARILIRPDCETYRVNTLSTYNILEAAAKLGVPKVVFASSETAYGICFAQGERRPEYLPIDEEHPVVPEDAYALSKVAGEVTARGIQRRSGQDIYGLRISNVCEVEDYHRDFPPYAGDPAPRLRNIFGYIDVRDLAQVVERCLATDGLGFQLFNVANDDLAVPQDNETIRARFYDGVPVKSPMQPRQAFYSNAKARALLGFSPRHDWRSELGG